Proteins encoded together in one Microbacterium sp. zg-Y625 window:
- the mmsB gene encoding multiple monosaccharide ABC transporter permease has protein sequence MSNQTQTPSTPAESQAAGALIQPADNKFTRWLSTVLTDLGKNGIFLALIAVVVLFTILTDGILLRPQNLSNLVVQNGYILVLAIGMVMVIIAGHIDLSVGSVAAFIGAVSGVLAVKMEYPWWLAIVLSLLIGALVGAWQGFWIAFVGIPAFIVTLAGMLIFRGLALVVLGNANIGSFPTEYRAMGNGFLSGIFGESDPDVFTLLVGAVAIGALVVQQLRTRAGRAKYGQEVEPIVWVAVKLLAFALVIGFFTWALATYKGVPVTLIVLAALVMIYGIVMNRTVFGRHIYAIGGNRHAAELSGIKTRRVDFWLFVNMGFLAALAGLIFTARLNLAGPKAGDGFELEAISAAFIGGAAVQGGVGTIGGAIIGGLIIGVLNNGMSIMGIGTDWQQVVKGLVLLLAVAFDVYNKRRSGN, from the coding sequence ATGTCCAACCAAACGCAGACGCCATCGACGCCCGCCGAGTCGCAGGCCGCCGGCGCACTCATCCAGCCAGCCGACAACAAGTTCACCCGGTGGCTGTCGACGGTGCTCACCGACCTCGGCAAGAACGGCATCTTCCTCGCGCTCATCGCGGTGGTCGTGCTGTTCACGATCCTGACCGACGGCATCCTGCTGCGCCCGCAGAACCTCTCCAACCTCGTCGTGCAGAACGGCTACATCCTGGTGCTGGCGATCGGCATGGTGATGGTCATCATCGCCGGCCACATCGACCTGTCGGTCGGGTCGGTCGCCGCCTTCATCGGCGCCGTCTCGGGCGTGCTGGCGGTGAAGATGGAGTACCCGTGGTGGCTCGCCATCGTGCTGTCGCTGCTCATCGGAGCGCTCGTGGGGGCCTGGCAGGGGTTCTGGATCGCGTTCGTCGGCATCCCGGCGTTCATCGTCACCCTGGCCGGCATGCTCATCTTCCGCGGGCTTGCGCTCGTGGTGCTCGGGAACGCGAACATCGGCTCGTTCCCCACCGAGTACCGGGCGATGGGCAACGGCTTCCTCTCCGGCATCTTCGGCGAGAGCGATCCCGACGTGTTCACGCTGCTCGTCGGCGCCGTCGCGATCGGCGCGCTGGTGGTGCAGCAGCTGCGCACCCGCGCCGGACGGGCGAAGTACGGCCAGGAGGTCGAGCCGATCGTCTGGGTGGCGGTGAAGCTCCTCGCCTTCGCGCTCGTGATCGGGTTCTTCACGTGGGCGCTGGCGACGTACAAGGGGGTGCCGGTCACCCTCATCGTGCTGGCGGCGCTCGTGATGATCTACGGCATCGTGATGAACCGCACCGTCTTCGGGCGCCACATCTACGCCATCGGCGGCAACCGCCACGCCGCCGAGCTGTCGGGCATCAAGACCCGCCGGGTGGACTTCTGGCTCTTCGTCAACATGGGCTTCCTCGCCGCTCTCGCCGGCCTCATCTTCACCGCGCGGCTGAACCTGGCTGGCCCCAAGGCCGGTGACGGGTTCGAGCTCGAGGCGATCTCGGCGGCCTTCATCGGCGGCGCGGCCGTGCAGGGCGGCGTCGGCACCATCGGCGGCGCCATCATCGGCGGCCTCATCATCGGTGTGCTCAACAACGGCATGTCGATCATGGGCATCGGCACCGACTGGCAGCAGGTCGTGAAGGGTCTCGTGCTGCTGCTGGCCGTCGCCTTCGACGTCTACAACAAGCGGCGCTCGGGCAACTGA
- a CDS encoding quinone oxidoreductase family protein: protein MTRAIVYTEFGDPEVLHEIDVPAREPGAGQVAVRIQTAGVNPIDAKLRSGLRASAPPSVEKPRRLGMDAAGIVTAVGDDVDGFRPGDPVVISGVNGCYAEEVIAAADKVFARPAAVTAAMGAALGIPVGTAYQCVRSLAIGAGETLLVHGGSGSVGQAVIQFARLAGAEVIATSSERRADRVAALGATPVIYGEGVADRVRAVAGDGVTAILDCAGTDEALEASFDLLDDRTRIATIVRGPDAERLGIRAFSGGAPWPLTAQQQAWRAEAVPVALALMAAGAFQVELGPTLPLTEAAEAHRLVADGVDGKITLVP, encoded by the coding sequence ATGACCCGCGCGATCGTCTACACCGAGTTCGGTGACCCCGAAGTGCTGCACGAGATCGACGTGCCGGCCCGCGAGCCCGGTGCGGGCCAGGTGGCCGTGCGCATCCAGACCGCAGGGGTCAACCCGATCGATGCGAAGCTGCGCTCCGGGCTGCGGGCCTCGGCGCCCCCGAGCGTCGAGAAGCCCCGGCGCCTGGGAATGGATGCCGCGGGCATCGTCACCGCCGTCGGGGACGACGTCGACGGGTTCCGCCCCGGCGACCCGGTCGTGATCTCCGGCGTCAACGGCTGCTACGCCGAGGAGGTCATCGCCGCCGCCGACAAGGTGTTCGCCCGCCCCGCCGCCGTGACCGCCGCGATGGGTGCGGCGCTCGGCATTCCGGTCGGCACCGCCTACCAGTGCGTGCGGTCGCTCGCGATCGGCGCGGGCGAGACGCTGCTGGTGCACGGCGGGTCCGGCAGCGTCGGCCAGGCCGTCATCCAGTTCGCCCGGCTGGCCGGAGCCGAGGTCATCGCGACCTCGTCCGAGCGCCGCGCCGACCGCGTCGCGGCGCTCGGCGCCACCCCGGTGATCTACGGCGAGGGGGTCGCCGACCGTGTGCGTGCCGTCGCCGGCGACGGGGTGACCGCCATCCTCGACTGCGCCGGCACCGACGAGGCCCTCGAAGCCTCGTTCGACCTGCTCGACGACCGCACCCGCATCGCGACCATCGTTCGGGGACCGGATGCCGAGCGCCTCGGCATCCGCGCCTTCTCCGGCGGAGCCCCCTGGCCGCTCACCGCTCAGCAGCAGGCGTGGCGCGCCGAGGCGGTGCCCGTCGCCCTCGCGCTGATGGCCGCCGGCGCCTTCCAGGTGGAGCTCGGCCCGACCCTGCCGCTGACCGAGGCCGCCGAGGCCCATCGCCTGGTGGCCGACGGCGTGGACGGCAAGATCACCCTGGTCCCCTGA
- the mmsA gene encoding multiple monosaccharide ABC transporter ATP-binding protein, whose product MTDNILEMRDITKTFPGVKALSHVTLAVKRGEVHAICGENGAGKSTLMKVLSGVYPHGTYEGAIVFEGEEVSFKSLRDSEAKGIVIIHQELALSPHLSIAENIFLGNERTSRGLIDWNKTNFDAAALLRRVGLRDNPTTKIRQLGVGKQQLVEIAKALSKKVKLLILDEPTAALNDADSDHLLDLILSLKDEGITSIIISHKLNEIKKVADAVTVIRDGKTIETIAKAEVTEDRIIKDMVGRDLEHRYPDHEPQIGEELLRVEDWTAHHPQDPSRVMVDKVSITVRAGEIVGIAGLMGAGRTEFAMSLFGQSYGSRISGRVFMRGKPVKTRSVAEAIDAGIAYATEDRKTYGLNLIEDIKRNISMASLKKLEKAGLVNDNEEFRVANEYRRSMNIKAPSVLAKTGKLSGGNQQKVVLSKWIYSDPDVLILDEPTRGIDVGAKYEIYTIINKLAAAGKGIIVISSELPELLGISDRVYALSEGRITGELPVDQATPESVLKLMTMEKPR is encoded by the coding sequence GTGACCGACAACATCCTGGAGATGCGCGACATCACCAAGACCTTTCCCGGCGTGAAGGCGCTCTCGCACGTCACGCTGGCCGTCAAGCGCGGCGAGGTCCACGCGATCTGCGGCGAGAACGGCGCCGGCAAGTCGACCCTGATGAAGGTGCTCTCCGGTGTGTACCCCCACGGCACCTACGAGGGGGCGATCGTGTTCGAGGGCGAGGAGGTGTCGTTCAAGAGCCTCCGCGACAGCGAAGCCAAAGGCATCGTCATCATCCATCAGGAGCTCGCCCTCAGCCCGCACCTGTCGATCGCGGAGAACATCTTCCTCGGCAACGAGCGCACCTCCCGTGGCCTCATCGACTGGAACAAGACCAACTTCGACGCCGCGGCGCTTCTGCGGCGTGTGGGCCTGCGCGACAACCCGACGACGAAGATCCGTCAGCTCGGCGTCGGCAAGCAGCAGCTGGTGGAGATCGCCAAGGCACTGTCGAAGAAGGTGAAGCTCCTCATCCTCGATGAGCCGACCGCGGCGCTCAACGACGCCGACTCCGACCACCTGCTCGACCTGATCCTCAGCCTCAAGGACGAGGGGATCACGTCGATCATCATCAGCCACAAGCTCAACGAGATCAAAAAGGTCGCCGACGCCGTCACCGTCATCCGTGACGGCAAGACGATCGAGACGATCGCGAAGGCCGAGGTCACCGAGGACCGCATCATCAAGGACATGGTGGGCCGCGACCTCGAGCACCGCTATCCCGACCACGAGCCGCAGATCGGCGAGGAGCTGCTGCGCGTCGAGGACTGGACGGCGCACCACCCGCAGGACCCCAGCCGGGTCATGGTCGACAAGGTCTCGATCACCGTGCGGGCCGGCGAGATCGTCGGCATCGCCGGGCTGATGGGCGCCGGTCGCACCGAGTTCGCGATGAGCCTGTTCGGTCAGAGCTACGGCTCGCGCATCTCGGGGCGGGTGTTCATGCGCGGCAAGCCGGTGAAGACCCGCAGCGTCGCCGAGGCGATCGACGCCGGCATCGCCTACGCCACGGAGGACCGCAAGACCTACGGGCTGAACCTCATCGAAGACATCAAACGCAACATCTCGATGGCGTCGCTGAAGAAGCTGGAGAAAGCAGGCCTCGTCAACGACAACGAGGAGTTCCGCGTCGCGAACGAATACCGCCGCAGCATGAACATCAAAGCGCCCAGCGTGCTGGCGAAGACCGGAAAGCTCTCCGGCGGCAACCAGCAGAAGGTCGTGCTGTCGAAGTGGATCTACTCCGACCCCGACGTGCTCATCCTCGACGAGCCCACGCGCGGCATCGACGTGGGCGCGAAGTACGAGATCTACACGATCATCAACAAGCTCGCCGCGGCCGGAAAGGGGATCATCGTCATCTCCTCCGAGCTGCCCGAGCTGCTCGGCATCTCGGACCGCGTGTACGCGCTGTCGGAGGGTCGCATCACCGGTGAGCTGCCGGTCGACCAGGCCACCCCCGAATCCGTCCTCAAGCTCATGACCATGGAAAAGCCCCGCTGA
- the hrpA gene encoding ATP-dependent RNA helicase HrpA, whose protein sequence is MSAPEPVIVYPPELPVSAARDEIARAIAENQVVIVAGATGSGKTTQLPKICLELGRTRIAHTQPRRIAARTIAERVAQEMQVPLGTTVGYKVRFTDNVSADTRVALVTDGILLNEIHRDKLLRRYDTIIIDEAHERSLNVDFLIGYLRRILPRRPDLKVIVTSATIDPESFAKHFADAAGNPAPIIEVSGRTYPVEIRYRGRVTEAGADDDAPDDVDALLGALRELDREPAGDVLVFLPGEAEIRDAMDAVRGMYARDTAPTEVLPLYGRLSSAEQHRVFERSTVAGLRRRVILATNVAETSLTVPGIKYVIDAGTARISRYSARSKIQRLPIEAVSQASAQQRSGRAGRTSDGIAIRLYTEEDFASRPEYTEPEILRTSLASVILQMLALGFGDITEFPFLTPPDSRGVKAAFDLLVELGAVRPSTGSGTGRGGSGAGRADSATGGTRGAWRLTDIGREIARLPIDPRFARMLIEARRLDVAGDVLAIVAGLSIQDVRERPEERREEADRLHARFTDPTSDFLTLLNLWNHLREQQSELGSSAFRRMCRAEHLNYVRVREWFDVHRQLRQLTGAPRPQDGAADPARVHRAILSGLLSHLGILDTRSTSSATATGGRAAKGPKGRPRAEYRGARGARFAIFPGSGLRKASPDAVMAAELVETSRLYARTVAAIDPEWAEELAGDLAHRTLSDPHWSKDAGAAVAAEKVTLFGLEIVPRRRVQLARIDRPLARELFLRHALVEGEWNVTHLDKRLTAFERRNLELRRRLEKIEERERRRDILAGDEAVYAFYASRIPQDVFDVRSFEAWWRDASTSTPRLLDLSEADLVDDASRADERDFPMRWQQGDQVLSLAYRFEPGAPDDGVSVVVPLALLAQLKPDGFDWQVPGLRGELIAGLLRALPKAIRRNVVPAADWAARFAEELAGDGPESHDGLPPRPLREALAARVQRVSNQPVTAADFDLERVPGHLWMSFRAVDERGRAVASDRDLRALQDRLADRARGAVTKSLAAPRGEGPPRPGAGGAGRGAVPGTGPAVAAAGAGSTGAGAGSAGSAGIAEQTGLVDWTIGDLPALIDTRVAGGVVRGYPSLVDEGTSVALRIQATPEAAERLTHAGVRRLLLLTVPSPAPYVLEHLTAHEKLALAASPYPSAKALIEDARVAVADAVLARTVPGSVVRTPADFARVRAEFSRVVVDELFQTVSLTARILTAARDVEKAVRGQNSMTLLAALGDIKGQLAGLVFPGFVSRIGVARLAHLPRYLAGAAERVAQLGDNPGRDRQRLTEYERMAALYAEAGGTIPLADDAPPNLAHVRWLLEEYRVSLFAQRLGTAEPVSPQRIQKALRG, encoded by the coding sequence GTGTCCGCACCAGAGCCCGTCATCGTCTACCCGCCCGAGCTGCCCGTCAGCGCCGCGCGGGACGAGATCGCGCGCGCCATCGCCGAGAACCAGGTCGTCATCGTCGCCGGCGCGACCGGTTCGGGCAAGACGACGCAGCTGCCGAAGATCTGCCTCGAGCTCGGCCGCACCCGCATCGCGCACACGCAGCCGCGCCGCATCGCCGCCCGTACGATCGCCGAGCGGGTCGCGCAGGAGATGCAGGTGCCGCTGGGCACCACGGTCGGCTACAAGGTGCGCTTCACCGACAACGTGTCGGCCGATACCCGGGTGGCGCTGGTCACCGACGGGATCCTCCTCAACGAGATCCATCGCGACAAGCTGCTGCGCCGCTACGACACGATCATCATCGACGAGGCGCACGAGCGCTCGCTGAACGTCGACTTCCTCATCGGGTACCTCCGCCGTATCCTGCCGCGCCGCCCCGACCTCAAGGTCATCGTCACCTCGGCGACGATCGACCCCGAGAGCTTCGCGAAGCACTTCGCGGATGCCGCCGGCAACCCCGCCCCCATCATCGAGGTGTCCGGACGCACGTACCCCGTCGAGATCCGCTACCGCGGCCGCGTCACCGAAGCCGGTGCCGATGACGACGCCCCCGACGACGTCGACGCCCTGCTCGGCGCCCTGCGCGAACTCGACCGCGAGCCCGCCGGCGACGTGCTGGTGTTCCTCCCCGGCGAGGCCGAGATCCGCGACGCCATGGATGCCGTCCGCGGCATGTACGCGAGGGACACCGCGCCCACCGAGGTGCTGCCGCTCTACGGCCGACTGTCGTCGGCCGAGCAGCACCGGGTGTTCGAACGCTCCACGGTGGCGGGGCTGCGCCGCCGGGTGATCCTGGCGACGAACGTCGCCGAGACGAGCCTCACCGTGCCGGGCATCAAATACGTCATCGATGCCGGCACCGCGCGCATCTCGCGCTACAGCGCGCGGTCCAAGATCCAGCGCCTGCCGATCGAGGCGGTCTCGCAGGCATCGGCGCAGCAGCGCTCCGGGCGCGCGGGCCGCACCTCGGACGGCATCGCGATCCGGTTGTACACCGAAGAGGATTTCGCGTCCCGGCCGGAGTACACCGAGCCCGAGATCCTGCGCACGAGCCTCGCGTCCGTCATCCTGCAGATGCTCGCCCTCGGCTTCGGCGACATCACCGAGTTCCCCTTCCTCACTCCCCCGGATTCCCGCGGCGTGAAGGCCGCATTCGACCTGCTCGTCGAACTCGGGGCCGTGCGCCCTTCGACAGGCTCAGGGACCGGAAGGGGCGGCTCCGGGGCCGGAAGGGCGGACTCAGCGACCGGCGGGACCCGCGGCGCCTGGCGCCTCACCGACATCGGGCGTGAGATCGCCCGGCTGCCGATCGATCCCCGGTTCGCACGCATGCTCATCGAGGCCCGTCGCCTCGACGTCGCCGGTGACGTGCTGGCGATCGTCGCAGGGCTGTCGATCCAAGACGTGCGCGAGCGCCCCGAGGAGCGCCGCGAAGAGGCCGACCGCCTGCACGCGCGGTTCACCGACCCTACGAGCGACTTCCTCACCCTGCTGAATCTGTGGAATCACCTCCGCGAGCAGCAGTCCGAGCTGGGCTCGAGCGCGTTCCGCCGGATGTGCCGCGCCGAGCACCTCAACTACGTGCGGGTCCGGGAGTGGTTCGACGTGCACCGGCAGCTGCGCCAGCTGACGGGCGCCCCGCGGCCGCAGGACGGCGCCGCCGACCCCGCGCGCGTGCACCGGGCGATCCTCTCCGGGCTGCTGTCGCACCTCGGCATCCTCGACACCCGCTCGACCTCGTCCGCGACGGCGACCGGCGGCCGCGCGGCGAAGGGCCCGAAGGGTCGCCCGCGCGCGGAGTACCGCGGTGCGCGCGGCGCCCGCTTCGCCATCTTCCCCGGGTCGGGGCTGCGCAAGGCCTCACCCGACGCGGTGATGGCGGCCGAGCTCGTCGAGACGTCGCGCCTGTACGCCCGCACGGTCGCCGCGATCGACCCCGAGTGGGCCGAAGAGCTCGCGGGCGACCTGGCGCACCGCACCCTGAGCGACCCGCACTGGTCGAAGGATGCCGGCGCCGCCGTCGCCGCAGAGAAAGTGACGCTGTTCGGCCTCGAGATCGTGCCCCGTCGCCGCGTGCAGCTGGCCCGCATCGACCGCCCGCTCGCGCGGGAGCTCTTCCTCCGCCATGCCTTGGTCGAAGGCGAGTGGAACGTCACCCACCTCGACAAGCGCCTGACCGCCTTCGAGCGCCGCAACCTCGAGCTGCGCCGGCGGCTGGAGAAGATCGAGGAGCGGGAGCGCCGCCGCGACATCCTCGCCGGCGACGAGGCCGTCTACGCCTTCTACGCCTCCCGCATTCCGCAGGACGTCTTCGACGTGCGTTCGTTCGAGGCCTGGTGGCGGGATGCCTCGACCAGCACGCCGCGGCTGCTCGACCTCTCCGAGGCCGACCTCGTCGACGACGCCTCACGCGCGGACGAGCGCGACTTCCCCATGCGCTGGCAGCAGGGCGACCAGGTGCTGTCGCTCGCCTACCGCTTCGAGCCCGGCGCGCCCGACGACGGGGTGAGCGTCGTGGTGCCGCTGGCGCTGCTGGCCCAGCTGAAGCCGGACGGCTTCGACTGGCAGGTGCCGGGCCTGCGCGGTGAGCTCATCGCGGGACTGCTGCGGGCGCTGCCGAAGGCGATTCGTCGCAACGTCGTCCCTGCGGCCGACTGGGCGGCCCGCTTCGCCGAAGAACTCGCCGGCGACGGCCCCGAGTCCCACGATGGGCTCCCCCCGCGGCCGCTCCGCGAGGCGCTCGCCGCCCGCGTGCAGCGGGTGTCGAACCAACCGGTGACCGCGGCCGACTTCGACCTCGAGCGGGTGCCCGGGCACCTCTGGATGTCGTTCCGGGCCGTGGACGAGCGCGGGCGCGCCGTGGCATCCGACCGAGATCTGCGCGCGCTGCAGGACCGCCTCGCCGACCGCGCCCGGGGAGCCGTGACCAAGTCCCTCGCCGCACCGCGGGGCGAGGGGCCGCCGCGGCCCGGCGCCGGCGGGGCCGGGCGTGGCGCCGTGCCCGGCACCGGCCCCGCGGTCGCCGCCGCCGGTGCGGGCAGCACCGGTGCGGGCGCCGGCAGCGCCGGCAGTGCCGGCATCGCCGAGCAGACCGGCCTCGTGGACTGGACGATCGGCGACCTGCCGGCGCTCATCGACACCCGCGTCGCCGGCGGCGTGGTGCGCGGGTACCCGTCGCTGGTCGACGAGGGAACGTCGGTCGCGCTGCGGATCCAGGCGACCCCCGAGGCGGCCGAGCGGCTGACCCACGCCGGCGTGCGCCGCCTGCTGCTGCTGACGGTGCCGTCGCCGGCGCCGTACGTGCTGGAGCACCTGACTGCGCACGAGAAGCTCGCGCTCGCGGCATCCCCCTATCCCTCGGCGAAGGCCCTTATCGAAGACGCCCGCGTGGCGGTCGCCGACGCCGTGCTCGCCCGCACGGTGCCGGGCTCGGTCGTGCGGACTCCCGCCGACTTCGCCCGTGTCCGCGCGGAGTTCTCCCGCGTCGTCGTGGACGAGCTCTTCCAGACGGTGTCGCTGACCGCGCGCATCCTCACGGCAGCGCGCGATGTCGAGAAGGCGGTGCGCGGGCAGAACTCCATGACGCTGCTCGCCGCCCTCGGCGACATCAAGGGCCAGCTCGCGGGCCTGGTGTTCCCCGGGTTCGTCTCGCGCATCGGCGTCGCGCGCCTGGCGCACCTCCCCCGCTATCTGGCGGGGGCCGCGGAGCGCGTCGCGCAGCTGGGCGACAATCCCGGCCGCGATCGTCAGCGCCTCACCGAGTACGAGCGCATGGCCGCGCTGTACGCCGAAGCGGGCGGCACGATCCCGCTCGCCGACGATGCGCCGCCGAACCTGGCGCATGTCCGCTGGCTGCTCGAGGAATACCGCGTGAGCCTGTTCGCGCAGCGCCTTGGCACCGCAGAACCGGTTTCGCCGCAGCGGATCCAGAAGGCTCTGCGAGGATAG
- the chvE gene encoding multiple monosaccharide ABC transporter substrate-binding protein, giving the protein MKTKKFFLAAATLATGALVLSGCSGNGGGGGDAGGEGDGGLIGVAMPTQSSERWIQDGNAVKEALEAEGYTVDLQYAEDDIPTQVSQIENMITKGAEALIVASIDGTTLSEVLQDAADADIPVIAYDRLIRDTENVDYYATFDNFLVGQQQARSVLNGLGLTDLEGEPLADAPAGPFNIELFAGSLDDNNAFFFWEGAMEEFQPLIDDGTLVVQSGQTDIEQAATLRWDGETAQSRMENILTADYSDGTQVDAVLSPYDGISRGIISALTDAGYSTGEEWPVISGQDAEVDSVKAILSGEQYATIFKDTRELAAVAADMAVALLNGEEPEVNDTETYENGVKVVPSYLLDPVPVVADNVESSLVDSGYWTAEELGL; this is encoded by the coding sequence GTGAAGACGAAGAAGTTCTTCCTCGCCGCGGCCACACTGGCCACCGGCGCGCTGGTGCTCTCAGGATGCTCGGGGAACGGCGGTGGCGGCGGAGACGCCGGCGGCGAGGGTGACGGCGGCCTCATCGGCGTCGCCATGCCCACTCAGAGCTCCGAGCGCTGGATCCAGGACGGCAACGCCGTCAAGGAGGCGCTCGAGGCCGAGGGCTACACCGTCGACCTGCAGTACGCCGAGGACGACATTCCGACGCAGGTCTCGCAGATCGAGAACATGATCACCAAGGGCGCCGAGGCACTCATCGTCGCCTCGATCGACGGCACGACGCTGTCGGAGGTGCTGCAGGATGCCGCCGACGCCGACATCCCGGTGATCGCCTACGACCGCCTCATCCGCGACACCGAGAACGTGGACTACTACGCCACGTTCGACAACTTCCTCGTGGGCCAGCAGCAGGCCCGTTCCGTGCTGAACGGCCTCGGTCTGACCGACCTCGAGGGCGAGCCGCTCGCGGACGCCCCCGCGGGTCCGTTCAACATCGAGCTGTTCGCCGGCTCGCTCGACGACAACAACGCATTCTTCTTCTGGGAGGGTGCGATGGAGGAGTTCCAGCCGCTGATCGACGACGGCACCCTGGTCGTGCAGTCCGGCCAGACCGACATCGAGCAGGCCGCGACGCTGCGCTGGGACGGCGAGACCGCCCAGAGCCGCATGGAGAACATCCTCACGGCCGACTACTCCGACGGCACGCAGGTCGACGCCGTGCTCTCGCCCTACGACGGCATCTCGCGCGGCATCATCTCGGCCCTCACCGACGCCGGCTACAGCACCGGCGAGGAATGGCCCGTGATCTCGGGTCAGGACGCCGAGGTCGACTCGGTGAAGGCGATCCTGTCGGGCGAGCAGTACGCGACCATCTTCAAGGACACTCGTGAGCTGGCCGCGGTCGCCGCCGATATGGCGGTGGCGCTCCTGAACGGCGAGGAGCCGGAGGTCAACGACACCGAAACGTACGAGAACGGCGTCAAGGTCGTGCCCTCGTACCTGCTCGACCCGGTGCCGGTCGTCGCCGACAACGTGGAGTCGTCGCTGGTCGACTCCGGCTACTGGACCGCCGAGGAGCTCGGCCTGTAA
- a CDS encoding O-acetylhomoserine aminocarboxypropyltransferase/cysteine synthase family protein: protein MPDAPCPSFATAQVQAGYDPAAVQYASVPPIYQSNAYRFGSLAEARDLFALRREGNVYSRTGNPTATVLEQRVAALEGGVGAVSVASGQAAVALALLTLARQGEHIVAAHQLYGGTIYLLADTFADWGIEVTFVDQDDAAAWRDAVRPTTRAFFAETVANPLAQVLDVRTVADIAHAAGVPLVIDNTVATPYLQRPKQHGADIVVHSATKFIGGHGAALGGLVVDLGTFDFTADAARWPQLNEPLARVPGAALTEQFGAKAYLTLLRTKYSQDLGPSLSAFNAFQLLQGLESLDLRMARHSSSAQTVAEALDVHPAVARVHHPGLPASPWHGAATRYLPRGAASVFSFELHPGADAEDDFARAAALIDRLQVAQLVANIGDARTLIAHPASMTHSHLSPEQLAAGGITSATIRLSVGLEDPADIVADLTGALDALR from the coding sequence ATGCCCGACGCCCCGTGTCCCTCGTTCGCGACCGCCCAGGTGCAGGCCGGATACGACCCTGCGGCGGTGCAGTACGCATCGGTGCCGCCGATCTACCAGTCCAACGCCTACCGGTTCGGTTCGCTCGCCGAAGCCCGCGATCTGTTCGCCCTTCGCCGGGAGGGCAACGTCTACAGCCGCACCGGAAACCCCACGGCCACGGTCCTCGAGCAGCGCGTGGCCGCCCTCGAAGGGGGCGTCGGCGCGGTGTCTGTGGCATCCGGCCAGGCGGCCGTCGCGCTGGCGTTGCTGACCCTCGCACGGCAGGGCGAGCACATCGTCGCGGCCCATCAGCTCTACGGCGGCACCATCTATCTGCTGGCCGACACCTTCGCCGATTGGGGCATCGAGGTCACCTTCGTCGACCAAGACGATGCTGCCGCCTGGCGCGACGCGGTGCGCCCGACGACCCGCGCGTTCTTCGCCGAGACCGTCGCCAACCCCCTCGCGCAGGTGCTGGATGTGCGCACCGTCGCCGACATCGCGCACGCCGCCGGCGTGCCCCTGGTCATCGACAACACCGTCGCCACCCCCTACCTGCAGCGACCGAAGCAGCACGGTGCCGACATCGTCGTGCACTCCGCGACGAAGTTCATCGGCGGGCACGGCGCCGCCCTGGGCGGCCTCGTGGTCGACCTCGGGACCTTCGACTTCACGGCGGATGCCGCGCGCTGGCCGCAGCTTAATGAGCCGCTGGCCCGCGTCCCCGGCGCGGCGCTCACCGAGCAGTTCGGCGCCAAGGCCTACCTCACGCTGCTGCGGACGAAATACTCGCAGGACCTCGGCCCGTCGCTGTCGGCGTTCAACGCGTTCCAGCTGCTGCAGGGCCTCGAGAGCCTCGACCTGCGCATGGCTCGACACAGCTCATCGGCCCAGACCGTCGCCGAAGCGCTCGACGTCCACCCCGCCGTCGCCCGCGTGCATCACCCGGGCCTGCCTGCGAGTCCCTGGCATGGTGCCGCGACGCGGTACCTGCCGCGGGGCGCGGCATCCGTCTTCTCCTTCGAGCTGCACCCGGGTGCGGACGCCGAGGACGACTTCGCCCGCGCCGCCGCGCTCATCGACCGGCTGCAGGTGGCGCAGCTCGTGGCCAACATCGGCGACGCGCGCACGCTCATCGCGCACCCGGCATCGATGACGCACAGTCACCTGAGCCCCGAGCAGCTCGCCGCCGGCGGCATCACCTCCGCGACGATCCGGTTGTCGGTCGGGCTGGAGGATCCCGCCGACATCGTCGCCGACCTCACCGGCGCCCTCGACGCCTTGCGCTGA